Proteins from one Halovivax limisalsi genomic window:
- a CDS encoding type II toxin-antitoxin system PemK/MazF family toxin → MSDRTTVRRGDVVIVRLDPAEGHEMKKTRPAVVVQNDVGNANSGTTIVALATGTYREYPFEVLVDADGSPFEKDSSIRLDQVRVVSIDRRIHSVAGSLGAETMRRIDDALKLSLGLD, encoded by the coding sequence ATGAGCGACCGGACGACCGTTCGGCGCGGTGACGTCGTCATCGTCAGGCTCGATCCCGCTGAAGGCCACGAGATGAAAAAGACCCGTCCGGCGGTCGTCGTGCAGAACGACGTCGGGAACGCGAATTCGGGGACGACCATCGTTGCACTCGCGACCGGTACGTACCGCGAGTATCCGTTCGAGGTGCTGGTCGATGCGGACGGGTCACCGTTCGAGAAAGACTCCTCGATCCGTCTCGACCAGGTTCGAGTCGTCTCGATCGATCGCCGGATACACTCCGTCGCAGGGAGCCTCGGCGCGGAAACGATGCGCCGGATCGACGACGCATTGAAGCTGAGCCTCGGCCTCGACTGA
- a CDS encoding sodium:solute symporter family protein, whose product MTVALQLGIVVGYLCLALGVGAIAYRATDRTAEDFYLASRTFGTVVLLFTVFATLLSAFTFFGGPDTAFARGPEWILVMGLMDGILFALLWYVVGYKQWLLGQRHGYVTLGEMLGDRFGSKGVRGLVAAISLFWLFPYVMLQQIGAGGALASLTDGAMTFWMGATLITAFMIAYVVLAGMRGIAWTDTLQGAFMLVMVWAALLWVLASVDGGLATINAGLETNAPGYLALGSEWYTPRRMLTFAISIAFGVAMFPQVNQRFFAAASERVLKRSFALWPLLVLLLFVPAFLLGAWAAGLGLEADVAAGESILPVVLDAYAPGWFAALVIAGAIAAMMSSSDSMLLSGSSYFTRDIYRPFVETALSQRREDALGRLGVAVFAILALAASIWVEEVGAFGAGRIGSLLVEIGDLAFGGFAQLAPAVILALYWRGTTRTGMVAGLVVPQLAYLAFNFLPATDVGGVTVFAGAYFGWGISLYCMLLGALVTVGASVVSGHAPGENDSRYFDELAAD is encoded by the coding sequence GTGACGGTGGCCCTGCAGCTCGGGATCGTCGTCGGCTACCTCTGTCTGGCACTGGGCGTCGGAGCGATCGCCTACCGCGCCACCGACCGAACTGCCGAGGACTTCTACCTGGCGAGTCGGACCTTCGGCACGGTCGTCCTGCTGTTTACCGTCTTCGCGACGCTGCTGTCGGCGTTTACCTTCTTCGGCGGGCCGGACACCGCCTTCGCGCGCGGCCCGGAGTGGATCCTGGTCATGGGACTGATGGACGGCATCCTCTTCGCGCTGTTGTGGTACGTCGTCGGATACAAGCAGTGGTTGCTCGGCCAGCGCCACGGCTACGTCACGCTGGGCGAGATGCTCGGCGACCGCTTCGGCTCGAAGGGCGTCCGGGGGCTCGTCGCCGCCATCTCGCTGTTCTGGCTGTTCCCGTACGTGATGCTCCAGCAGATCGGGGCCGGCGGCGCGCTGGCGTCGCTGACCGACGGCGCGATGACGTTCTGGATGGGCGCGACGCTCATCACGGCCTTTATGATCGCCTACGTCGTGCTCGCGGGGATGCGCGGCATCGCCTGGACCGACACGCTCCAGGGCGCGTTCATGCTCGTGATGGTCTGGGCCGCACTGCTGTGGGTGCTCGCCAGCGTCGACGGCGGCCTCGCGACGATCAACGCGGGCCTCGAGACGAACGCGCCCGGCTACCTCGCACTCGGCAGCGAGTGGTACACGCCCCGGCGGATGCTCACCTTCGCGATCTCGATCGCGTTCGGCGTCGCCATGTTCCCGCAGGTCAACCAGCGCTTCTTCGCCGCGGCCTCCGAGCGCGTCCTGAAGCGGTCGTTCGCCCTCTGGCCGCTGCTCGTCCTCCTGCTGTTCGTCCCCGCGTTCCTGCTGGGCGCGTGGGCGGCCGGCCTCGGCCTGGAGGCCGACGTCGCCGCAGGGGAGTCGATCCTCCCGGTCGTCCTCGACGCCTACGCCCCGGGCTGGTTCGCGGCGCTGGTGATCGCCGGCGCCATCGCGGCGATGATGTCCTCGTCGGACTCGATGCTGCTCTCGGGCTCGTCGTACTTCACGCGGGACATCTACCGGCCCTTCGTCGAGACGGCACTCTCCCAGCGTCGCGAGGACGCGCTCGGCCGCCTCGGCGTGGCCGTCTTCGCGATCCTCGCCCTCGCCGCGAGCATCTGGGTCGAGGAGGTCGGGGCGTTCGGCGCCGGACGGATCGGCTCGCTGCTGGTCGAGATCGGCGACCTCGCCTTCGGCGGCTTCGCCCAACTGGCACCGGCGGTCATCCTGGCGCTGTACTGGCGCGGGACGACGCGGACCGGGATGGTCGCGGGACTGGTCGTTCCGCAACTGGCCTACCTCGCGTTCAACTTTCTGCCCGCAACCGACGTCGGCGGCGTCACCGTCTTCGCCGGGGCGTACTTCGGGTGGGGCATCTCGCTCTACTGCATGCTCCTCGGCGCGCTCGTCACGGTGGGCGCGTCAGTGGTTTCCGGGCACGCACCCGGTGAGAACGATAGTCGGTACTTCGACGAACTCGCCGCCGATTGA
- a CDS encoding DUF2249 domain-containing protein — protein MSLDPTSADRKLDVREIDGEPFGDIMAALGELSPDESLLLINSFEPEPLYTVLEDRGFAYEASNPEPDVWHVEIRHA, from the coding sequence ATGAGTCTCGATCCGACAAGCGCCGACCGCAAACTCGACGTCCGCGAGATCGACGGCGAACCGTTCGGCGACATCATGGCGGCGCTGGGCGAGCTATCCCCCGACGAATCCCTGCTCTTGATCAACAGTTTCGAGCCGGAACCGCTGTACACCGTCCTCGAAGACCGCGGCTTCGCCTACGAGGCGAGCAATCCCGAACCCGACGTCTGGCACGTCGAGATCCGACACGCCTGA
- a CDS encoding DUF3311 domain-containing protein: protein MKSISRAERLLWVAALTVIVAFTVPWFLWGSDRLVAGLPLWLWWFVGWMLLSAGIFALFARRAWGLGITDGVGSDRPAGERP, encoded by the coding sequence ATGAAGTCGATATCGCGTGCCGAACGGCTCCTGTGGGTGGCGGCCCTGACCGTCATCGTCGCGTTCACCGTACCGTGGTTCCTGTGGGGGTCGGATCGGCTCGTCGCCGGCCTCCCGCTCTGGCTCTGGTGGTTCGTCGGCTGGATGCTCCTCTCCGCCGGTATCTTCGCCCTGTTCGCCAGGCGAGCCTGGGGACTCGGCATCACCGACGGCGTCGGTTCCGATCGACCGGCGGGTGAGCGGCCGTGA
- a CDS encoding CNNM domain-containing protein → METVEIVARILAGVGLIGINAYFVAVEFALTRTRQFPESEFDEPRLRRAWKMTEDLELYLTTCQIWISGTSIALGIVAEPGLAAVFEPIFANTTLASAGAGSVLAFLLINLIHLTHGEQTPTYLGVERSKQVARYAGPLYWFAFSIKPFIRFGDWVAKATLRLFGVEMTGAWTESEAGEAVIESRADLRNRLGDVLERGEIPEDRREEVMAALDVGDQPVREVMVPPDEIVALSTEADFAENARRMEASPQTRYPLVGDDLTDFRGIVYLPSFTRHREAFADGSLDFEALAAPPMTLSPDADVSDAIDQFQTEGQELALVIEDGDVVGLVTVTDLLEAIIGDIEDPLD, encoded by the coding sequence ATGGAAACGGTCGAGATCGTCGCCCGAATTCTCGCCGGGGTGGGTCTCATCGGGATCAACGCCTACTTCGTCGCCGTCGAGTTCGCGCTAACGCGTACGCGACAGTTCCCGGAATCCGAATTCGACGAGCCGCGGCTGCGCCGGGCCTGGAAGATGACCGAGGACCTCGAACTGTACCTGACGACGTGTCAGATCTGGATCTCCGGGACGTCCATCGCGCTGGGGATCGTCGCGGAACCCGGACTCGCGGCCGTCTTCGAGCCCATCTTCGCGAATACGACGCTCGCTTCCGCCGGGGCCGGGTCGGTGCTCGCGTTCCTGCTGATCAACCTGATCCACCTGACCCACGGCGAGCAGACGCCGACGTACCTCGGCGTCGAGCGCTCGAAGCAGGTGGCCCGCTACGCCGGTCCGCTGTACTGGTTCGCCTTCTCCATCAAACCCTTCATCCGCTTCGGCGACTGGGTGGCGAAGGCGACGCTGCGCCTGTTCGGCGTCGAGATGACGGGCGCCTGGACCGAGTCCGAGGCCGGCGAGGCCGTCATCGAGTCGCGTGCGGACCTGCGAAATCGCCTGGGTGACGTCCTCGAACGGGGCGAGATCCCCGAAGACCGGCGCGAGGAGGTGATGGCCGCGCTGGACGTCGGCGACCAGCCCGTTCGCGAGGTCATGGTCCCGCCCGACGAGATCGTCGCGCTCTCGACGGAGGCAGACTTCGCCGAGAACGCCCGCCGGATGGAAGCGAGCCCGCAGACCCGCTACCCGCTCGTCGGCGATGATCTGACGGACTTCCGGGGGATCGTCTACCTTCCCAGTTTCACCCGACACCGCGAGGCCTTCGCCGACGGCTCGCTCGACTTCGAGGCGCTGGCCGCGCCGCCGATGACGCTCTCGCCGGATGCGGACGTCAGCGACGCGATCGACCAGTTCCAGACCGAGGGCCAGGAACTCGCGCTCGTGATCGAGGACGGCGACGTCGTCGGCCTGGTGACCGTGACGGACCTCCTCGAGGCGATCATCGGCGACATCGAGGATCCGCTGGACTGA
- a CDS encoding ABC transporter ATP-binding protein produces MSAESRGDGGSLAVEARNVRKSFGADGVLDGVDLAVRENEVLLLMGPNGTGKTVLLSCLAGGLEPSAGEVRVFGTPVSEDGGHALSLLLQNGASVDTLSGRETAAFYARLHPAFTDRWRDLVAKFGLTEDLEKRIKYYSEGMKRKLELALALSVDAPLYLLDEPTAGVDLSTVQLFHRAIRERVAAGGTVVATSHRPVDADLADRIAFVTGGGVTAVGAPTDLLEAVPPVVRVVGAGPSAEELESHVAGGRLFHHGDELRGFLRDGVTCEDLDRTAGSGVTVETVEPSYTDAFNYFVHAGEDDG; encoded by the coding sequence ATGAGCGCCGAGTCGCGGGGCGACGGTGGCTCGCTCGCCGTCGAGGCGCGAAACGTGCGCAAGTCCTTCGGCGCGGACGGGGTGCTCGACGGCGTCGACCTCGCGGTCCGCGAGAACGAGGTCCTGCTGTTGATGGGACCGAACGGCACCGGCAAGACGGTGTTGCTCTCGTGTCTGGCGGGGGGCCTCGAGCCGAGCGCCGGCGAGGTTCGCGTCTTCGGCACGCCCGTCTCCGAGGACGGCGGACACGCTCTCTCGTTGCTCCTACAGAACGGGGCAAGCGTCGACACCCTCTCCGGTCGGGAGACGGCCGCGTTCTACGCCCGCCTTCACCCCGCGTTTACGGACCGCTGGCGCGACCTCGTCGCGAAATTCGGTCTCACTGAGGACCTCGAAAAGCGGATCAAGTACTACTCCGAGGGGATGAAGCGAAAGCTCGAACTCGCGCTGGCGCTGTCGGTCGACGCGCCGCTGTACCTGCTCGACGAACCGACCGCCGGCGTCGACCTCTCGACGGTCCAGCTGTTCCACCGGGCGATCCGCGAGCGGGTCGCGGCGGGCGGGACGGTCGTGGCGACGAGTCACCGCCCCGTCGACGCGGACCTGGCGGACCGGATCGCGTTCGTCACCGGCGGCGGGGTCACGGCCGTCGGGGCGCCGACGGACCTGCTCGAAGCCGTGCCGCCGGTCGTGCGCGTCGTCGGCGCCGGTCCGTCCGCCGAGGAACTCGAATCGCACGTCGCGGGCGGGCGGCTGTTCCACCACGGCGACGAACTCCGGGGCTTTCTACGCGACGGTGTCACGTGCGAGGACCTCGACCGGACGGCCGGTTCGGGAGTGACCGTCGAGACGGTCGAGCCGAGCTACACCGACGCGTTCAACTACTTCGTCCACGCGGGTGAGGACGATGGGTGA
- a CDS encoding ArsR/SmtB family transcription factor, with translation MSEQQTDGRVPERGDGQRNGCCTDGSAHALSEAAVATDVELLATLGNDTRYEALRIIAAAGDVCVCDIEPALGVSQGAVSQALSRLFSAGLVERRKEGRWRYYSATPRARRLLDVLDETRGGDDESGATDRSTGSDD, from the coding sequence ATGAGTGAGCAACAGACCGACGGTCGAGTCCCGGAGCGCGGGGACGGCCAGCGGAACGGATGCTGTACGGACGGATCGGCGCACGCGCTGTCGGAGGCGGCGGTCGCGACCGACGTCGAACTCCTCGCGACGCTCGGCAACGACACGCGGTACGAGGCGTTGCGGATCATCGCCGCGGCCGGGGACGTCTGCGTCTGCGATATCGAGCCGGCCCTCGGCGTGAGCCAGGGCGCGGTCAGCCAGGCGCTCTCCCGCCTCTTCAGCGCCGGACTCGTCGAGCGACGGAAGGAGGGCCGGTGGCGATACTACAGCGCGACGCCTCGCGCACGACGGCTCCTCGACGTACTCGACGAGACGAGAGGGGGCGACGACGAGAGTGGCGCGACCGACCGGAGCACTGGTTCGGATGACTGA
- the fer gene encoding ferredoxin Fer, with translation MPTVEYLNYEVLDDHGWDMDDDDLFEQAADAGLDDEDYGTLEVNEGEYILEAAEAQGYDWPFSCRAGACANCAAILKEGEIEMDMQQILSDEEVEEKQVRLTCIGHALTDEVKIVYNAKHLDYLQNRVI, from the coding sequence ATGCCCACGGTAGAATACCTCAACTACGAAGTGCTGGACGATCACGGCTGGGACATGGACGACGACGACCTCTTCGAACAGGCCGCAGACGCCGGCCTCGACGACGAGGACTACGGCACGCTCGAGGTCAACGAAGGCGAGTACATCCTCGAGGCCGCCGAGGCCCAGGGCTACGACTGGCCCTTCTCCTGTCGCGCCGGCGCCTGCGCGAACTGCGCCGCCATCCTCAAAGAGGGCGAGATCGAGATGGACATGCAGCAGATCCTCTCGGACGAGGAGGTCGAGGAGAAGCAGGTTCGCCTGACCTGCATCGGCCACGCCCTGACCGACGAGGTCAAGATCGTCTACAACGCAAAGCACCTCGACTACCTGCAGAACCGCGTCATCTAG
- a CDS encoding CapA family protein translates to MSVRLGLAGDVMLGRLVDAHQRERPPEAVWGSALELLRELDGLFVNLECTLSTRGTPWDRTYRPFHFRADPAWAVPALEAAGVDGCSLANNHVLDYGAVALRDTLDALDDADIAHAGAGRTREAAFEPAFVELEDLRVAVFAMTDNTPEYAADAASPGIAHVEIDVDSEETRDAVRGALERARAGDPDLVIASLHWGPNMVESPPDAFRDFGRWLVDAGVDVVWGHSAHVFHGVEVRDGAPIVYDAGDFVDDYRVDPRLRNDRSFLFDLSVADAGRPAELRLHPTEIDDFAVHEAGPEAAAWSRERMQSRSEPFGTTFEREGSGLVLALPDE, encoded by the coding sequence ATGTCGGTTCGCCTCGGCCTCGCGGGCGACGTGATGCTCGGCCGCCTCGTCGACGCACACCAGCGGGAGCGCCCGCCGGAGGCGGTGTGGGGTAGCGCGCTCGAATTGCTCCGGGAGCTCGACGGCCTGTTCGTCAACCTCGAGTGCACCCTGTCGACGCGGGGAACGCCGTGGGACCGGACGTACAGACCCTTCCACTTTCGCGCCGATCCGGCGTGGGCCGTCCCCGCGCTCGAAGCGGCGGGCGTCGACGGCTGCTCGCTGGCGAACAATCACGTCCTCGACTACGGCGCGGTCGCCCTGCGCGACACGCTCGACGCGCTTGACGACGCCGACATCGCCCACGCCGGCGCGGGACGCACGCGCGAGGCGGCGTTCGAACCGGCGTTCGTCGAGCTCGAGGACCTGCGCGTCGCCGTCTTCGCGATGACCGACAACACGCCCGAGTACGCCGCGGACGCCGCGTCTCCGGGGATCGCGCACGTCGAGATCGACGTCGATAGCGAGGAGACGCGAGACGCCGTTCGCGGGGCGCTCGAGCGGGCTCGCGCCGGCGATCCCGACCTGGTGATCGCCTCCCTGCACTGGGGGCCGAACATGGTCGAATCGCCCCCGGACGCGTTCCGCGACTTCGGCCGCTGGCTCGTCGACGCGGGCGTCGACGTCGTCTGGGGCCACAGCGCGCACGTCTTCCACGGCGTCGAGGTGCGCGACGGCGCGCCGATCGTCTACGACGCGGGCGACTTCGTCGACGACTACCGCGTCGATCCGCGGCTGCGTAACGACCGCTCGTTCCTGTTCGACCTCTCGGTGGCCGACGCGGGTCGCCCCGCCGAACTGCGGCTCCACCCGACCGAGATCGACGATTTCGCGGTGCACGAGGCCGGCCCCGAGGCCGCGGCGTGGAGCCGCGAACGGATGCAGTCGCGCTCCGAACCGTTCGGGACGACGTTCGAGCGGGAAGGGTCGGGCCTCGTCCTGGCGCTTCCGGACGAGTGA
- a CDS encoding cupin domain-containing protein: MASSDSAAETQPVAPTERVRLDDLEGSPHAHCFEEEPMTIRLTLEAGESVPAHQHPDRRIVCHLLEGSISMTLGEDEHAIEAGDVVRFDGNQDVSPEALEDSVALLVLAKRTDE, from the coding sequence ATGGCATCATCCGACTCCGCTGCGGAGACACAGCCGGTCGCCCCGACGGAGCGCGTCCGTCTCGACGACCTCGAGGGATCGCCTCACGCCCACTGCTTCGAGGAAGAGCCGATGACGATCCGTCTCACGCTCGAAGCGGGCGAGTCCGTGCCGGCCCACCAGCACCCCGACCGCCGGATCGTCTGTCACTTGCTGGAAGGGAGCATCTCGATGACGCTCGGCGAGGACGAACACGCGATCGAGGCCGGCGACGTCGTCCGCTTCGACGGCAACCAGGACGTCTCGCCGGAGGCGCTCGAAGACAGCGTCGCGTTGCTGGTGCTGGCGAAGCGGACCGACGAGTGA
- the arsM gene encoding arsenite methyltransferase, translating to MTDASAPHEDGDSLDAAERRRAVRERYADIATESSAACCDDGCSDDPAVGGTTSRGYAADDLAAVDGDANLGLGCGNPTAIAGLEPGETVLDLGSGGGFDCFLAAREVGADGRVIGVDMTPAMVEKARENRAANDATTVEFRLGEIEHLPVADASVDVILSNCVINLSAEKARVFREAYRVLRPGGRLAISDVVQTAELPADLRADPDSIAACVGGAATIESLESMLEAAGFTGISIEPKADSATFIREWDDDRDLSEYLVAATIEAEKPPSAPSSGRQPTSNADTNR from the coding sequence ATGACTGACGCGAGCGCGCCCCACGAAGACGGCGACTCGCTCGACGCCGCGGAGCGACGGCGGGCCGTGCGCGAGCGATACGCGGACATCGCGACCGAGTCGTCGGCTGCCTGCTGCGACGACGGCTGTTCGGACGACCCCGCGGTCGGCGGGACGACGAGTCGCGGTTACGCGGCCGACGACCTCGCCGCCGTCGACGGGGACGCCAACCTCGGCCTCGGCTGCGGCAACCCGACCGCGATCGCCGGCCTCGAACCGGGCGAGACCGTCCTCGACCTCGGGTCCGGGGGCGGGTTCGACTGCTTCCTCGCCGCGCGCGAAGTCGGGGCCGACGGGCGCGTCATCGGCGTGGACATGACGCCGGCGATGGTCGAGAAGGCCCGCGAGAACCGCGCGGCGAACGACGCGACGACCGTCGAGTTCCGACTGGGCGAGATCGAACACCTGCCGGTCGCCGACGCCTCGGTCGACGTGATCCTCTCGAACTGCGTGATCAACCTCTCGGCCGAGAAGGCGCGGGTGTTCCGGGAGGCCTATCGCGTGCTCCGGCCGGGCGGGCGACTCGCGATCTCCGACGTCGTCCAGACCGCCGAGCTACCCGCGGATCTGCGCGCCGATCCGGACTCGATCGCGGCGTGCGTCGGCGGGGCGGCGACGATCGAATCGCTCGAATCGATGCTCGAGGCGGCCGGCTTCACCGGCATCTCCATCGAGCCGAAAGCGGACAGCGCGACGTTCATCCGCGAGTGGGACGACGACCGCGACCTCAGCGAGTACCTCGTCGCCGCGACGATCGAGGCCGAGAAACCGCCGAGTGCGCCCTCGAGCGGGCGACAGCCGACTTCGAACGCCGACACCAACCGGTGA
- a CDS encoding ABC transporter permease, whose product MQTDTAPGFAPGRFLNQTVGFALRSARTLRRNAAVIFWAIGFPALFYLLTVYLFVDTAGLSAEAVGRLKATNAISYGGFAALVVFLNTFSQSLVADIEGGRYAQFRALPVSPSADFVGRFAAAFVLALAAVGAVLAVGAATGASYELRSMASIPVSLLGLLSLGLFAAGLAVLLVSVVPDAKFASIITISLVMLAFFLTGYNGVQPGMVAANAEFVNYVPNALATRLAVVHLVSVPDWTAAGLAAPAAPTGPGYVGLLVAYVGVGLATAVAVTRRSLYRGELR is encoded by the coding sequence ATGCAAACCGATACGGCGCCCGGGTTCGCCCCGGGCCGGTTCCTGAATCAGACCGTCGGGTTCGCGCTCAGGAGCGCGCGGACGCTCCGCCGGAACGCGGCCGTCATCTTCTGGGCGATCGGATTCCCGGCGCTGTTCTACCTGCTGACCGTCTACCTGTTCGTCGACACGGCCGGGCTCTCGGCGGAGGCGGTCGGCAGGCTGAAAGCGACCAACGCCATCTCCTACGGCGGGTTCGCCGCGCTCGTCGTGTTCCTCAACACGTTCTCGCAGTCGCTCGTCGCGGACATCGAGGGCGGGCGCTACGCGCAGTTTCGGGCGCTGCCGGTCTCGCCGAGCGCGGACTTCGTCGGACGGTTCGCCGCCGCGTTCGTCCTCGCGCTCGCCGCCGTCGGCGCCGTCCTCGCCGTCGGCGCCGCGACCGGCGCGAGCTACGAGCTCCGGTCGATGGCATCGATTCCGGTCTCGCTGCTCGGGTTGCTCTCGCTCGGACTGTTCGCGGCCGGCCTCGCCGTCCTCCTCGTCTCGGTCGTCCCCGACGCGAAGTTCGCGAGCATCATCACCATCAGCCTGGTCATGCTCGCGTTCTTCCTGACGGGCTACAACGGCGTCCAGCCGGGAATGGTCGCGGCGAACGCCGAGTTCGTCAACTACGTGCCGAACGCGCTGGCCACCCGCCTCGCCGTCGTCCACCTCGTCTCGGTCCCCGACTGGACCGCGGCCGGGCTCGCCGCGCCCGCGGCGCCGACCGGCCCGGGCTACGTCGGCCTGCTCGTCGCCTACGTCGGCGTGGGACTCGCGACGGCCGTCGCGGTGACGCGCCGGTCGCTCTACCGAGGTGAACTCCGATGA
- a CDS encoding transcriptional regulator has product MDFDKLVHQPTRLQIFAYLYRHGESSFTDLTSALDLTEGNLSSHLQRMEDAGAVEITKAFVDDRPQTSAALTDEGREQFEEHVHTLQALIDDLE; this is encoded by the coding sequence ATGGACTTCGACAAACTCGTCCACCAACCCACGCGCCTGCAGATCTTCGCCTATCTCTATCGTCACGGCGAGTCGAGCTTTACCGACCTCACGTCGGCGCTCGACCTGACCGAGGGAAACCTCTCCAGTCACCTCCAGCGGATGGAAGACGCCGGCGCCGTCGAGATCACCAAGGCGTTCGTCGACGACCGGCCGCAGACGAGCGCGGCGCTGACCGACGAGGGCCGCGAACAGTTCGAGGAACACGTCCACACACTCCAGGCGCTCATCGACGACCTGGAGTGA
- a CDS encoding cupin domain-containing protein: MSKTSFDAERTYDDDRFSAVEVFRSDRQKTICGFFEPGQFIPVHAPASDIAIFVRSGTGVIRDGEAEHRVEPGDVVVVEAETNRGIKADDDARLEAFIVVSPPPTDEEHGPVREGLKRGEFDPTST; the protein is encoded by the coding sequence ATGAGCAAGACGAGCTTCGACGCCGAGCGAACCTACGACGACGACCGGTTCTCGGCGGTCGAGGTGTTCCGGAGCGATCGGCAGAAGACCATCTGCGGCTTCTTCGAGCCCGGACAGTTCATCCCGGTTCACGCGCCAGCGAGCGATATCGCCATCTTCGTCCGGTCGGGAACCGGTGTGATCCGAGACGGCGAGGCCGAACACCGCGTCGAACCGGGCGACGTGGTCGTCGTCGAGGCCGAGACGAACCGCGGAATCAAGGCGGACGACGACGCGCGTCTGGAGGCGTTCATCGTCGTCTCGCCGCCGCCGACGGACGAGGAACACGGCCCCGTCCGCGAGGGACTCAAACGCGGCGAGTTCGACCCAACGAGCACGTAG
- the arsN2 gene encoding arsenic resistance N-acetyltransferase ArsN2 has product MTTDGITLERADASTVDRVVSLLDACGLPTADVRATPAAFFLAYAAGECVGTGGLEAYGTDGLLRSVAIVDEKRGEGYGTALCEALEGEARASDVARLYLLTTSAAPFFRRRGYREIDRADAPARIRETTEFAELCPQSATCMAKTLRE; this is encoded by the coding sequence ATGACAACCGACGGGATAACACTCGAGCGAGCGGACGCGTCGACCGTCGATCGCGTCGTCTCGCTGCTGGACGCGTGCGGGCTCCCAACCGCCGACGTCCGGGCGACCCCGGCGGCGTTCTTCCTCGCCTACGCGGCGGGCGAGTGCGTCGGGACGGGCGGCCTCGAGGCGTACGGCACCGACGGACTCTTACGGTCGGTCGCGATCGTCGACGAGAAACGGGGCGAGGGCTACGGAACGGCGCTGTGCGAGGCGCTCGAAGGCGAGGCGCGAGCAAGCGACGTGGCGCGGTTGTACCTGCTGACCACGTCCGCGGCCCCGTTCTTCCGCCGCCGGGGCTACCGCGAGATCGATCGGGCGGACGCCCCGGCGCGCATCCGTGAGACGACCGAGTTCGCGGAGCTGTGCCCGCAATCGGCGACCTGCATGGCAAAGACGCTCCGGGAGTGA
- a CDS encoding AbrB/MazE/SpoVT family DNA-binding domain-containing protein: MADIEKRTVGSRGQVTIPKELRDEFGIRGGDDVTVRRDENKIVIEPTPSREKLAEGYQRRAAQHRELAEELSGIGREATDELGDAPEWEDA; the protein is encoded by the coding sequence ATGGCCGACATCGAGAAACGAACGGTCGGATCGCGGGGCCAAGTTACGATTCCGAAGGAACTCCGCGACGAGTTCGGTATTCGAGGGGGTGACGACGTCACCGTCCGTCGGGACGAGAACAAGATCGTCATCGAACCGACGCCGTCACGAGAGAAACTCGCAGAAGGGTACCAGCGTCGAGCAGCACAACATCGCGAACTCGCCGAGGAACTGTCCGGTATCGGTCGAGAGGCGACCGACGAACTCGGCGACGCACCGGAGTGGGAGGATGCGTGA